The following are encoded in a window of Pseudomonas sp. JQ170C genomic DNA:
- the nuoN gene encoding NADH-quinone oxidoreductase subunit NuoN produces MDLTIQHFIALAPLLITTITVVVVMLAIAWRRNHSQTFLLSTVGLNLALLSIIPVLKVVPLAVTPLLTIDKFACLYMALILIATLACVTLAHAYLGDGGKGYPGNREELYLLILMAALGGLVLVSAQHLAGLFIGLELLSVPVYGLVAYAFFNKRSLEAGIKYMVLSAAGSAFLLFGMALLYADAGSLSFDGIGKALAATNMPSLLAQLGLGMMLVGLAFKLSLVPFHLWTPDVYEGAPAPVAAFLATASKVAVFAVVVRLFMLSPAASSGVLTTVLSVIAVASILVGNLLALTQSNLKRLLGYSSIAHFGYLLIALVASKGLAVEAIGVYLVTYVITSLGAFGVITLMSSPYNGRDADALYEYRGLFWRRPYLTAVLTVMMLSLAGIPLTAGFIGKFYIIATGVESQLWWLVGALVIGSAIGVFYYLRVMVTLFLIEPNLRRHDAPLNWEQRTGGVMLLAIALLAFVLGVYPQPLLDMVQHAGLQLIG; encoded by the coding sequence ATGGACCTGACGATTCAACACTTTATCGCGCTTGCGCCGCTGCTGATCACCACCATCACCGTTGTCGTGGTGATGCTGGCGATCGCCTGGCGCCGCAACCACTCGCAAACCTTCCTGCTGTCGACCGTGGGCCTGAACCTGGCCCTGCTGTCGATCATCCCGGTATTGAAAGTCGTGCCTCTGGCGGTCACCCCGCTGCTGACCATCGACAAGTTCGCCTGCCTGTACATGGCGCTGATCCTGATCGCCACCCTGGCCTGCGTGACCCTCGCCCATGCCTACCTGGGTGACGGCGGCAAAGGCTACCCGGGCAACCGCGAAGAACTGTACCTGCTGATCCTCATGGCTGCCCTGGGTGGCCTGGTACTGGTCAGCGCGCAGCACCTGGCCGGCCTGTTCATCGGCCTGGAGCTGCTCTCGGTACCGGTCTACGGTCTGGTGGCGTATGCGTTCTTCAACAAGCGTTCGCTCGAAGCCGGCATCAAGTACATGGTGCTGTCGGCCGCAGGCTCGGCCTTCCTGCTGTTCGGTATGGCCCTGCTCTACGCTGACGCTGGCAGCCTGAGCTTCGATGGCATCGGCAAGGCCCTGGCGGCCACCAACATGCCAAGCCTGCTGGCTCAGCTGGGTCTGGGCATGATGCTGGTCGGCCTGGCGTTCAAACTGTCGCTGGTACCGTTCCACCTCTGGACCCCGGACGTGTACGAAGGTGCACCTGCTCCGGTAGCCGCCTTCCTGGCCACCGCCAGCAAGGTTGCCGTGTTCGCCGTAGTCGTGCGCCTGTTCATGCTCTCCCCTGCTGCCAGCAGCGGCGTGCTGACCACCGTGCTGTCGGTGATCGCCGTGGCCTCGATCCTGGTCGGTAACCTCCTGGCGCTGACCCAGAGCAACCTCAAGCGTCTGCTCGGTTACTCGTCCATCGCCCACTTCGGTTACCTGTTGATCGCCCTGGTGGCGAGCAAGGGCCTGGCCGTGGAAGCGATCGGTGTCTACCTGGTCACCTACGTGATCACCAGCCTGGGCGCCTTCGGTGTGATCACCCTGATGTCCTCGCCCTACAACGGTCGTGACGCCGATGCGCTGTACGAGTACCGCGGCCTGTTCTGGCGCCGTCCGTACCTGACCGCCGTACTGACCGTGATGATGCTGTCGCTGGCCGGTATCCCGCTGACCGCAGGCTTCATCGGCAAGTTCTACATCATTGCTACCGGCGTCGAGTCGCAGCTGTGGTGGCTGGTCGGTGCCCTGGTGATCGGTAGTGCCATCGGCGTGTTCTACTACCTGCGCGTCATGGTCACCCTGTTCCTGATCGAGCCTAACCTGCGTCGTCACGATGCCCCGCTGAACTGGGAACAGCGCACCGGCGGCGTCATGCTGCTGGCTATCGCACTGCTCGCCTTCGTGCTGGGCGTGTACCCGCAACCACTGCTGGACATGGTCCAACATGCAGGCCTGCAACTGATCGGTTGA
- the nuoM gene encoding NADH-quinone oxidoreductase subunit M gives MILPWLILIPFIGGLLCWLGERFGATLPRWIALLTMSLLLGIGLWLWANGDYTLAPAPGAAPEWAVEFKVLWIERFGISLHLALDGLSLLMILLTGLLGVLSVLCSWKEIQRHVGFFHLNLMWILGGVVGVFLALDLFLFFFFWEMMLVPMYFLIALWGHSSSDGKKTRIYAATKFFIFTQASGLIMLVAILGLVLVNYSNTGVITFDYTQLLKADLPAGTEYLLMLGFFIAFAVKLPVVPFHSWLPDAHAQAPTAGSVDLAGILLKTAAYGLLRFALPLFPNASAEFAPIAMTLGLIGIFYGAFLAFAQTDIKRLIAFSSVSHMGFVLIGIYSGSQQALQGAVIQMLAHGLSAAALFILSGQLYERLHTRDMRQMGGLWHRIAYLPAISLFFAAASLGLPGTGNFVGEFLILIGAFVSSPWVTVIATSGLVFGSVYSLIMIHRAYFGPAKSDEVLAGMDTREMIMVLGLAGLLILLGIYPQPFLDTSAATMSGVQQWIGTAFTQLASAR, from the coding sequence ATGATTTTGCCTTGGCTGATCCTGATCCCCTTCATCGGCGGCCTGCTGTGCTGGCTGGGTGAGCGCTTCGGCGCCACCCTGCCGCGCTGGATTGCGCTGCTGACCATGTCCCTGCTGCTTGGTATCGGCCTCTGGCTGTGGGCCAACGGGGACTACACCCTGGCCCCTGCACCAGGCGCTGCGCCTGAGTGGGCGGTCGAATTCAAAGTGCTGTGGATCGAGCGCTTCGGCATCAGCCTGCACCTGGCCCTCGACGGCCTGTCGCTGCTGATGATCCTGCTTACCGGCCTGCTCGGTGTGCTCTCGGTACTGTGTTCCTGGAAAGAGATCCAGCGTCACGTCGGCTTCTTCCACCTCAACCTGATGTGGATCCTGGGCGGCGTGGTCGGTGTGTTCCTGGCCCTGGACCTGTTCCTGTTCTTCTTCTTCTGGGAAATGATGCTGGTGCCGATGTATTTCCTCATCGCGCTCTGGGGTCACAGCTCCTCCGACGGCAAGAAGACCCGGATCTACGCGGCAACCAAGTTCTTCATCTTCACCCAGGCCAGCGGCCTGATCATGTTGGTGGCGATCCTGGGCCTGGTACTGGTCAACTACAGCAACACCGGTGTGATCACCTTCGACTACACCCAGTTGCTCAAGGCCGACCTGCCGGCGGGCACCGAATACCTGCTGATGCTCGGCTTCTTCATCGCCTTCGCGGTCAAGCTGCCGGTGGTACCGTTCCACTCCTGGCTGCCTGACGCTCACGCCCAGGCACCGACCGCAGGTTCGGTCGACCTGGCCGGTATCTTGCTCAAAACCGCTGCCTACGGCCTGCTGCGTTTCGCCCTGCCGCTGTTCCCGAATGCCTCGGCCGAGTTTGCGCCGATCGCCATGACCCTCGGTCTGATCGGGATCTTCTACGGTGCGTTCCTGGCCTTCGCCCAGACCGACATCAAGCGTCTGATCGCCTTCTCCAGCGTTTCGCACATGGGCTTCGTACTGATCGGTATCTACTCCGGCAGCCAGCAAGCCCTGCAAGGCGCAGTGATCCAGATGCTGGCCCACGGCCTGTCGGCTGCGGCGCTGTTTATCCTCAGCGGCCAGTTGTACGAGCGCCTGCATACCCGTGACATGCGTCAGATGGGTGGCCTGTGGCACCGTATCGCCTACCTGCCGGCCATCAGCCTGTTCTTCGCAGCCGCCTCGCTCGGCTTGCCAGGCACCGGTAACTTCGTCGGTGAGTTCCTGATCCTGATCGGTGCCTTCGTCAGTTCCCCATGGGTCACTGTGATCGCCACTTCCGGCCTGGTGTTCGGTTCGGTCTACTCGCTGATCATGATCCACCGTGCCTACTTCGGCCCTGCGAAATCCGATGAAGTCCTGGCTGGCATGGATACCCGCGAAATGATCATGGTACTGGGCCTGGCTGGCCTGCTGATCTTGCTGGGCATCTACCCGCAGCCGTTCCTGGACACTTCTGCCGCCACCATGAGCGGTGTGCAGCAGTGGATCGGTACCGCTTTCACTCAACTCGCTTCGGCCCGGTAA
- the nuoL gene encoding NADH-quinone oxidoreductase subunit L — MNLIFLTFVFPLIGFLLLSFSRGRFSENLSALIGVGSVGLSAAVAAYVIWQFNVAPPEGGAYSQLLWQWMSVDGFAPNFTLYVDGLSVTMLGVVTGVGFLIHLFASWYMRGEAGYSRFFAYTNLFIASMLFLVLGDNLLFIYFGWEGVGLCSYLLIGFYYSNRNNGNAALKAFIVTRIGDVFMAIGLFILFQQLGTLNVQELLVLAPQKFQAGDFWMVLATLMLLGGAVGKSAQLPLQTWLADAMAGPTPVSALIHAATMVTAGVYLIARTHGLFALAPDVLHLVGVVGGVTLVLAGFAALVQTDIKRILAYSTMSQIGYMFLALGVGAWDGAIFHLMTHAFFKALLFLASGAVIVACHHEQNIFKMGGLWKKLPLAYASFIVGGAALAALPILTAGFYSKDEILWEAFASGNNGLLYAGLVGAFMTSLYTFRLIFIAFHGEAKTEAHAGHGISHWLPLGVLIVLSTFVGAWIHPPLAGVLPQSVGHAGGEAKHSLEIASGAIAIAGILLAAVLFLGKRRLVTAIANSGIGRVLSAWWFAAWGFDWIYDKLFVKPYLLISHILRKDPVDRSIGLIPRMAKGGHAAMSKTETGQLRWYTASIAVGAVLVLGAVVMAAV, encoded by the coding sequence ATGAACCTTATCTTTCTGACTTTCGTATTCCCCCTGATCGGCTTCCTGCTGCTGTCGTTCTCCCGTGGACGGTTCTCGGAGAACCTCTCAGCACTGATCGGCGTCGGTTCGGTAGGCCTCTCGGCCGCCGTGGCCGCCTACGTGATCTGGCAGTTCAACGTTGCACCGCCGGAAGGCGGCGCGTACAGCCAACTGCTGTGGCAGTGGATGTCGGTGGACGGTTTTGCGCCGAACTTCACCCTGTACGTTGACGGTCTGTCGGTCACCATGCTCGGCGTGGTCACCGGCGTGGGTTTCCTGATCCACCTGTTCGCGTCCTGGTACATGCGCGGTGAAGCTGGCTACTCGCGCTTCTTCGCCTACACCAACCTGTTCATTGCCAGCATGTTGTTCCTGGTCCTGGGCGACAACCTGCTGTTCATCTACTTCGGTTGGGAAGGCGTAGGCCTGTGCTCGTACCTGTTGATCGGTTTCTACTACAGCAACCGCAACAACGGTAACGCGGCACTCAAAGCCTTCATCGTCACCCGTATCGGCGACGTGTTCATGGCCATCGGCCTGTTCATCCTGTTCCAGCAACTGGGCACTCTGAACGTCCAGGAGCTGCTGGTCCTGGCGCCGCAGAAATTCCAGGCAGGCGACTTCTGGATGGTCCTGGCCACCCTGATGCTGCTCGGTGGCGCGGTCGGTAAATCCGCCCAGTTGCCGCTGCAGACCTGGCTGGCAGACGCAATGGCGGGCCCTACCCCGGTTTCGGCACTGATCCACGCCGCAACCATGGTGACCGCGGGCGTCTACCTGATCGCCCGTACCCACGGCCTGTTCGCCCTGGCACCCGACGTGCTGCACCTGGTCGGTGTGGTCGGCGGCGTGACCCTGGTGCTGGCCGGCTTTGCCGCCCTGGTCCAGACCGACATCAAGCGTATCCTCGCCTACTCGACCATGAGCCAGATCGGCTACATGTTCCTGGCCCTGGGCGTTGGCGCCTGGGACGGCGCGATCTTCCACCTGATGACCCACGCCTTCTTCAAGGCCCTGCTGTTCCTTGCTTCCGGTGCGGTGATCGTTGCCTGCCACCACGAGCAGAACATCTTCAAGATGGGTGGCCTGTGGAAGAAACTGCCTCTGGCCTACGCCAGCTTCATCGTCGGTGGTGCCGCCCTGGCTGCCCTGCCGATCCTGACCGCAGGCTTCTACTCCAAGGACGAAATCCTCTGGGAAGCCTTCGCCAGCGGCAACAACGGCCTGCTGTACGCCGGTCTGGTTGGTGCGTTCATGACCTCGCTGTACACCTTCCGCCTGATCTTCATCGCCTTCCACGGCGAAGCCAAGACCGAAGCCCATGCTGGCCACGGTATCTCCCACTGGCTGCCGCTGGGCGTGCTGATCGTGCTGTCGACCTTCGTTGGTGCCTGGATTCATCCACCACTGGCGGGCGTACTGCCGCAGAGCGTCGGCCATGCCGGCGGCGAAGCCAAGCACAGCCTGGAGATCGCCTCGGGCGCCATCGCCATCGCCGGTATCCTGCTGGCCGCGGTGCTGTTCCTGGGCAAGCGTCGCCTGGTCACGGCCATCGCCAACAGCGGCATCGGCCGCGTCCTCTCGGCCTGGTGGTTCGCCGCCTGGGGCTTCGACTGGATCTACGACAAGCTGTTCGTCAAACCTTACCTGCTGATCAGCCACATCCTGCGCAAGGATCCGGTTGACCGCAGCATTGGCCTGATTCCGCGTATGGCGAAGGGCGGTCATGCCGCCATGAGCAAAACCGAAACCGGTCAGCTGCGCTGGTACACCGCTTCGATCGCCGTAGGTGCCGTGCTTGTGCTCGGTGCCGTTGTTATGGCTGCGGTCTGA
- the nuoK gene encoding NADH-quinone oxidoreductase subunit NuoK produces MPAIPLEHGLAVAGILFCLGLVGLMVRRNILFVLMSLEIMMNASALAFIVAGSRWAQPDGQIMFILVISLAAAEASIGLAILLQLYRRFHTLDIDAASEMRG; encoded by the coding sequence ATGCCAGCTATCCCTCTCGAGCACGGTCTGGCAGTCGCCGGCATCCTGTTCTGCCTTGGCCTCGTTGGCCTGATGGTGCGCCGCAACATTCTTTTCGTGTTGATGAGCCTGGAAATCATGATGAACGCCTCTGCTCTGGCCTTCATCGTCGCCGGCAGCCGCTGGGCGCAGCCGGATGGACAGATCATGTTCATCCTGGTGATCAGCCTGGCAGCCGCCGAGGCCAGTATCGGCCTGGCGATCCTGCTGCAGCTGTATCGCCGCTTCCACACTCTCGACATCGATGCAGCCAGTGAGATGCGCGGATGA
- the nuoJ gene encoding NADH-quinone oxidoreductase subunit J, with the protein MEFAFYFASGVAVVSTLRVITNTNPVHALLYLIISLISVAMTFFALGAPFAGVLEVIAYAGAIMVLFVFVVMMLNLGPASVAQERGWLKPGIWLGPVVLASLLLLELLYVLFSNESGASIGHTTVDAKAVGISLYGPYLLVVELASMLLLAAAVTAFHLGRNEAKE; encoded by the coding sequence ATGGAATTCGCTTTCTATTTCGCATCCGGTGTCGCTGTGGTGTCCACCCTTCGGGTGATCACCAACACCAACCCCGTGCACGCCCTGCTCTACCTGATCATTTCGCTGATCTCCGTGGCGATGACGTTCTTCGCCCTTGGCGCCCCGTTCGCCGGTGTCCTGGAAGTGATCGCTTACGCTGGCGCCATCATGGTGCTGTTCGTCTTCGTAGTGATGATGCTCAACCTGGGCCCGGCTTCGGTCGCCCAGGAACGTGGCTGGCTCAAGCCGGGTATCTGGCTGGGCCCCGTGGTCCTGGCCTCGCTGCTGCTACTTGAATTGCTGTACGTGCTGTTCAGCAACGAAAGCGGTGCCAGCATCGGCCACACCACGGTCGACGCCAAGGCCGTCGGCATCAGCCTTTACGGTCCCTACCTGCTGGTGGTGGAACTGGCCTCGATGCTGCTGCTCGCCGCAGCGGTGACGGCCTTCCACCTCGGCCGCAACGAGGCGAAGGAGTAA
- the nuoI gene encoding NADH-quinone oxidoreductase subunit NuoI → MFKYIGDIVKGTGTQLRSLVMVFSHGFRKRDTLQYPEEPVYLPPRYRGRIVLTRDPDGEERCVACNLCAVACPVGCISLQKAETEDGRWYPEFFRINFSRCIFCGLCEEACPTTAIQLTPDFEMAEFKRQDLVYEKEDLLISGPGKNPDYNFYRVAGMAVAGKPKGAAQNEAEPINVKSLLP, encoded by the coding sequence ATGTTCAAATATATTGGCGACATCGTTAAGGGCACCGGCACTCAGCTGCGCAGCCTGGTGATGGTGTTCTCTCACGGGTTTCGCAAACGTGACACCCTGCAGTACCCCGAAGAGCCGGTCTACCTGCCGCCACGCTACCGTGGCCGCATCGTCCTGACCCGCGACCCGGATGGCGAAGAGCGCTGTGTAGCGTGCAACCTGTGTGCCGTGGCGTGCCCGGTCGGTTGCATCTCGCTGCAGAAAGCCGAAACAGAAGACGGTCGTTGGTACCCGGAGTTCTTCCGCATCAACTTCTCCCGTTGCATTTTCTGCGGCCTCTGCGAGGAAGCCTGCCCGACCACCGCAATCCAGCTCACGCCGGATTTCGAGATGGCCGAGTTCAAACGTCAGGATCTGGTGTACGAGAAAGAAGATCTGCTGATCTCCGGTCCAGGCAAGAACCCTGACTACAACTTCTACCGTGTTGCAGGTATGGCTGTTGCCGGCAAGCCGAAAGGCGCCGCGCAGAACGAAGCCGAGCCGATCAACGTGAAGAGCTTGCTCCCTTAA
- the nuoH gene encoding NADH-quinone oxidoreductase subunit NuoH has product MTWFTPEVIDVIITVVKAVVVLLAVVVCGALLSFVERRLLGWWQDRYGPNRVGPFGMFQIAADMLKMFFKEDWNPPFVDKMIFTLAPVVAMSALLIAFAIVPITPTWGVADLNIGLLFFFAMAGLSVYAVLFAGWASNNKYALLGSLRASAQTVSYEVFMGLALMGIVAQVGSFNMRDIVDYQAQNLWFIIPQFFGFCTFFIAGVAVTHRHPFDQPEAEQELADGYHIEYAGMKWGMFFVGEYIGIILISALLVTLFFGGWHGPFGILPQVPFLWFALKTAFFIMLFILLRASIPRPRYDQVMDFSWKFCLPLTLINLLVTAALVLLNTPAVAAQ; this is encoded by the coding sequence ATGACCTGGTTCACCCCCGAAGTGATCGATGTGATCATCACCGTCGTCAAGGCCGTCGTGGTCTTGCTGGCCGTGGTGGTCTGCGGTGCGCTGCTCAGCTTCGTCGAGCGGCGCCTGCTGGGCTGGTGGCAGGACCGCTACGGTCCGAACCGTGTGGGCCCGTTCGGTATGTTCCAGATCGCAGCCGACATGCTGAAGATGTTCTTCAAGGAAGACTGGAACCCGCCCTTCGTCGACAAGATGATCTTCACCCTGGCGCCGGTCGTGGCCATGAGTGCCTTGCTGATCGCCTTCGCCATCGTGCCGATTACCCCGACCTGGGGTGTCGCGGACCTGAACATCGGCCTGTTGTTCTTCTTCGCCATGGCGGGTCTGTCGGTGTACGCCGTACTGTTCGCCGGCTGGGCCTCGAACAACAAGTACGCCCTGCTCGGCAGCCTGCGGGCCTCGGCCCAGACCGTGTCGTACGAAGTGTTCATGGGCCTGGCGCTGATGGGTATCGTGGCGCAGGTTGGCTCGTTCAACATGCGTGACATCGTCGACTACCAGGCACAGAACCTGTGGTTCATCATTCCGCAGTTCTTTGGCTTCTGCACCTTCTTCATCGCTGGCGTGGCCGTGACTCACCGTCACCCCTTCGACCAGCCGGAAGCAGAACAGGAACTGGCCGACGGTTACCACATTGAATATGCCGGCATGAAATGGGGCATGTTCTTCGTGGGTGAGTACATCGGCATCATCCTGATCTCGGCGCTGCTGGTAACCCTGTTCTTCGGTGGCTGGCACGGTCCGTTCGGCATCCTGCCGCAAGTACCGTTCCTGTGGTTCGCCCTGAAAACCGCGTTCTTCATCATGCTGTTCATCCTGCTGCGCGCCTCGATTCCGCGCCCGCGCTATGACCAGGTGATGGACTTCAGCTGGAAGTTCTGCCTGCCGCTGACCCTGATCAATTTGCTGGTGACCGCTGCGCTCGTGTTGCTCAACACGCCAGCTGTTGCGGCCCAGTGA
- the nuoG gene encoding NADH-quinone oxidoreductase subunit NuoG produces MATIHVDGKELEVNGADNLLQACLSLGLDIPYFCWHPALGSVGACRQCAVKQYTDENDTRGRIVMSCMTPASDGSWISIEDEEAKVFRASVVEWLMTNHPHDCPVCEEGGHCHLQDMTVMTGHNERRYRFTKRTHQNQELGPFIAHEMNRCIACYRCVRYYKDYAGGTDLGVFGAHDNVYFGRVEDGALESEFSGNLTEVCPTGVFTDKTHSERYNRKWDMQFAPSICHGCSSGCNISPGERYGELRRIENRYNGSVNQYFLCDRGRFGYGYVNRTDRPRQPLLADGTKLSLDAALDKAADMLRGRNIVGIGSPRASLESNYGLRELVGAEHFYSGMEAGELERVRLALQVLNDSPLPVPTLREMEDHDAVFVLGEDLTQTAARVALALRQSVKGKAEAMADAMRVQPWLDAAVKNIGQHAMYPLFIASLAETKLDDVAEECVHAAPDDLARIGFAVAHAIDPSAPAVEGLDAEALELAKRIADALVAANRPLVVAGTSLGSKALIEAAANIAKALKLREKNGSLSLVVPEANSLGMAMLGGESIDAALDAVISGKADAIVVLENDLYSRVPAAKVDAALAAAKVIIVADHQKTATTDRAHLVLPAASFAEGDGTLVSQEGRAQRFFQVFDPTYLDSSILVHEGWRWMHALRATLLNKPVDWTQLDHVTSACASAAPQLTGIVNAAPSAAFRIKGMKLAREPLRYSGRTAMRANISVHEPRTPQDKDTAFAFSMEGYSGSAEPRSQVPFAWSPGWNSPQAWNKFQDEVGGHLRAGDPGTRLIESQGDKLNWFAAIPGAFSPARGTWQAVPFYHLFGSEENSSRAAPVQERIPQAYVALAKSEADRLGVNDGAMLSLNVAGQTLRLPLRVNEELGAGLVALPKGLAGIPPAIFGASVEGLQEAAQ; encoded by the coding sequence ATGGCCACTATCCACGTAGACGGCAAAGAGCTCGAAGTCAACGGCGCAGACAACCTGTTACAGGCGTGTCTGTCGCTAGGCCTCGACATCCCCTATTTCTGCTGGCACCCGGCGCTCGGTAGCGTTGGCGCCTGCCGCCAGTGCGCGGTCAAGCAGTACACCGACGAGAACGACACCCGTGGTCGTATCGTCATGTCCTGCATGACCCCTGCCTCCGATGGCAGCTGGATTTCCATCGAAGACGAAGAAGCCAAGGTATTCCGTGCCAGCGTCGTCGAATGGCTGATGACCAACCACCCGCACGACTGCCCGGTCTGCGAGGAAGGCGGTCACTGCCACCTGCAAGACATGACGGTAATGACCGGCCACAACGAGCGCCGCTACCGCTTCACCAAGCGTACCCACCAGAACCAGGAACTCGGCCCGTTCATCGCCCACGAGATGAACCGCTGCATCGCCTGCTACCGCTGCGTGCGCTACTACAAGGACTACGCCGGCGGTACCGACCTGGGCGTGTTCGGTGCCCACGACAACGTCTACTTCGGTCGCGTTGAAGACGGCGCGCTGGAAAGCGAGTTCTCCGGTAACCTCACCGAGGTCTGCCCGACCGGTGTGTTCACCGACAAAACCCACTCCGAGCGCTATAACCGCAAGTGGGACATGCAGTTTGCCCCAAGCATCTGCCACGGTTGCTCCAGCGGCTGCAACATCAGCCCGGGTGAGCGTTACGGCGAACTTCGCCGTATCGAGAACCGCTACAACGGCTCGGTCAACCAGTACTTCCTCTGCGACCGTGGCCGTTTCGGCTATGGCTACGTCAACCGCACCGACCGCCCACGTCAGCCGCTGCTGGCCGATGGCACCAAGCTGAGCCTGGACGCAGCGCTGGACAAGGCCGCCGACATGCTGCGCGGTCGCAACATCGTCGGTATCGGCTCGCCACGCGCCAGCCTCGAAAGCAACTATGGCCTGCGCGAGCTGGTCGGTGCCGAGCACTTCTACTCGGGTATGGAAGCCGGTGAGCTGGAGCGCGTGCGCCTGGCCCTGCAGGTGCTGAACGACAGCCCGCTGCCGGTCCCTACCCTGCGCGAAATGGAAGACCACGACGCCGTGTTCGTCCTCGGCGAAGACCTGACCCAGACCGCCGCCCGCGTCGCCCTGGCCCTGCGCCAGTCGGTCAAGGGCAAGGCCGAGGCCATGGCCGATGCCATGCGCGTTCAGCCTTGGCTCGACGCTGCAGTGAAGAACATCGGCCAGCACGCCATGTACCCGCTGTTCATCGCCAGCCTGGCCGAAACCAAGCTCGATGACGTCGCCGAAGAGTGCGTACACGCCGCTCCCGACGACCTGGCGCGCATCGGTTTCGCCGTCGCTCATGCCATCGACCCAAGCGCTCCAGCCGTCGAAGGCCTGGACGCCGAAGCCCTGGAACTGGCCAAGCGCATCGCCGACGCCCTGGTTGCCGCCAACCGTCCGCTGGTGGTTGCCGGTACTTCGCTGGGCTCCAAGGCCCTGATCGAAGCTGCTGCCAACATCGCCAAGGCGCTGAAGCTGCGCGAGAAGAACGGCTCCCTGAGCCTGGTGGTCCCTGAGGCCAACAGCCTGGGCATGGCGATGCTTGGTGGCGAGTCCATCGACGCCGCCCTGGACGCAGTGATTTCCGGCAAGGCCGACGCCATCGTCGTGCTGGAAAACGACCTGTACAGCCGCGTACCGGCCGCCAAGGTCGACGCTGCCCTGGCCGCCGCCAAGGTGATCATCGTTGCCGACCACCAGAAAACCGCCACCACCGACCGCGCCCACCTGGTGCTGCCGGCGGCCAGCTTCGCCGAAGGCGACGGTACCCTGGTCAGCCAGGAAGGCCGCGCCCAGCGCTTCTTCCAAGTGTTCGACCCCACCTACCTGGACAGCAGCATCCTGGTTCACGAAGGCTGGCGCTGGATGCACGCCCTGCGTGCCACCCTGCTGAACAAGCCGGTGGACTGGACTCAACTGGACCACGTCACCAGCGCCTGCGCCTCGGCCGCCCCGCAACTGACCGGCATCGTCAATGCCGCGCCATCGGCCGCGTTCCGCATCAAAGGCATGAAGCTGGCCCGTGAGCCGCTGCGTTACTCCGGTCGTACCGCCATGCGCGCCAACATCAGCGTGCACGAACCGCGTACCCCACAAGACAAAGACACCGCCTTCGCGTTCTCCATGGAAGGTTACTCGGGCTCGGCCGAACCACGCTCGCAAGTGCCGTTCGCCTGGTCCCCGGGCTGGAACTCGCCACAGGCCTGGAACAAGTTCCAGGACGAGGTCGGTGGTCACCTGCGTGCAGGCGACCCAGGTACCCGCCTGATCGAATCCCAGGGTGACAAGCTCAACTGGTTCGCCGCTATTCCGGGCGCGTTCTCCCCGGCCCGTGGCACCTGGCAGGCGGTGCCGTTCTACCACCTGTTCGGCAGCGAAGAGAATTCCTCGCGCGCCGCGCCGGTGCAAGAGCGCATCCCGCAAGCCTACGTCGCGCTGGCCAAGTCCGAGGCCGACCGCCTGGGTGTCAACGACGGTGCGATGCTCAGCCTGAACGTGGCTGGCCAGACCCTGCGTCTGCCGCTGCGTGTCAATGAAGAACTGGGCGCTGGCCTGGTTGCCCTGCCGAAAGGCCTGGCCGGTATCCCGCCAGCCATCTTCGGTGCATCCGTCGAAGGCCTGCAGGAGGCAGCACAATGA